From a region of the Corallococcus silvisoli genome:
- the ddpX gene encoding D-alanyl-D-alanine dipeptidase, whose product MRAAAGLTLTLALLGGAPALSEDAKAAKPSPKPEAKAPAPKVELVDAATVIPDLVLDLRYATKDNFLKRQVYPDGARCLLLPDSVKRLTQAADALRPQGYRLKVYDCYRPRAVQYEMWKILPKPGYVADPHKGSNHNRGGAVDLTLVTAAGAEVEMPTPFDDFTPAAHHGYTGGTPASREHREVLRKAMEGAGFQRNRMEWWHYDLPGATKLPVLDVPFTPAG is encoded by the coding sequence ATGCGCGCGGCGGCGGGCCTCACGCTGACCCTGGCGCTCCTGGGAGGCGCCCCGGCCCTGTCGGAGGACGCGAAGGCCGCGAAGCCGTCCCCGAAGCCCGAGGCGAAGGCCCCCGCCCCGAAGGTGGAGCTGGTGGACGCGGCCACCGTCATCCCGGACCTGGTGCTGGACCTGCGCTACGCGACGAAGGACAACTTCCTCAAGCGGCAGGTGTATCCGGACGGCGCGCGGTGTCTGTTGTTGCCGGACTCGGTGAAGCGCCTGACGCAGGCCGCGGACGCGCTGCGCCCCCAGGGCTACCGGCTGAAGGTGTATGACTGCTACCGGCCGCGCGCGGTGCAGTACGAGATGTGGAAGATCCTCCCCAAGCCCGGCTACGTGGCGGACCCCCACAAGGGCTCCAACCACAACCGGGGCGGGGCGGTGGACCTGACCCTGGTGACGGCGGCGGGGGCGGAGGTGGAGATGCCCACCCCCTTCGATGACTTCACCCCCGCGGCGCACCACGGCTACACGGGCGGCACGCCCGCCTCGCGCGAACACCGGGAGGTGCTGCGCAAGGCCATGGAGGGCGCCGGCTTCCAGCGCAACCGGATGGAGTGGTGGCACTACGACCTGCCCGGCGCTACGAAATTGCCGGTGCTGGACGTGCCCTTCACCCCGGCCGGCTGA
- a CDS encoding dienelactone hydrolase family protein: MKLQSEWVDFDAGGKPAQGYSTRPAMAKGPLPGLVVIQEVFGVDPHIQDIANRLAMAGYAVLAPDLYTYGGRRPELAPQRIEDVKAFLDTMPTPSWFDNAKLEEGLARYPEAQARSFRETLGTLLDPNRPWPDYLATVKGGREWLSQGPAKGREVGALGFCMGGSLALRLASADPRVAAVATCYGFTPPQETLTHLKAPVLGLYAEDDARVNGSVPALVDLTKERGVPYERHTFAGTKHAFLNDTRSNYDAEAARGAWAKLLTFFDARLSPRERAV; this comes from the coding sequence ATGAAGCTTCAATCCGAATGGGTGGACTTCGACGCGGGAGGCAAGCCCGCGCAGGGCTACTCCACGCGCCCGGCGATGGCGAAGGGGCCGCTGCCCGGCCTCGTGGTCATCCAGGAGGTCTTCGGCGTGGATCCGCACATCCAGGACATCGCGAACCGGCTGGCGATGGCGGGCTACGCTGTCCTCGCGCCGGACCTCTACACCTACGGCGGGCGCCGCCCGGAGCTGGCCCCCCAGCGCATCGAGGACGTGAAGGCCTTCCTGGACACGATGCCCACGCCCTCGTGGTTCGACAACGCGAAGCTGGAGGAGGGCCTCGCGAGGTACCCCGAAGCCCAGGCCCGGAGCTTCCGCGAGACCCTGGGCACGCTGCTCGACCCGAACCGCCCCTGGCCGGACTACCTGGCCACCGTGAAGGGCGGCCGTGAGTGGCTGTCCCAGGGCCCGGCGAAGGGCCGCGAGGTCGGCGCCCTGGGCTTCTGCATGGGGGGCTCGCTGGCCCTGCGGCTCGCGAGCGCGGATCCGCGGGTCGCGGCCGTCGCGACCTGCTACGGCTTCACGCCTCCGCAGGAGACGCTGACGCACCTCAAGGCCCCGGTGCTCGGCCTCTACGCGGAGGACGACGCGCGCGTCAACGGAAGCGTCCCGGCGCTGGTGGACCTCACGAAGGAGAGGGGCGTGCCCTACGAGCGGCACACCTTCGCGGGCACGAAGCACGCCTTCCTCAACGACACGCGCTCCAACTACGACGCGGAGGCCGCGCGCGGCGCCTGGGCGAAGCTGCTCACGTTCTTCGACGCGCGGCTGTCGCCCCGGGAGCGAGCGGTGTGA
- a CDS encoding serine/threonine-protein kinase — translation MSQSLAAGLENTLITPSTGAQLAPTLVPAGAATQRRNTVLPRVEWTGQQPSVVPLQRERFEEVRPLGQGGMGEVVLIRDHDIEREVALKRLPPGAELDRVLRFVEEIRTVGTLDHPNIVPVHDVGVDDQGRYFFMMKHLKGETLESIIARLRRSELDALVRYPFQVRVQIFLGVLHALSYAHGKGFIHRDLKPANIMVGPFGEVTVLDWGLARRVGSPTAPVLPGTPTEAIAPARPLQTELGSVVGTPLYMSPEQARGEHDAMDARSDIYSLSVLFHELLSLTHYLDGLQSVPDIMKAVQTRTLDMASMHVNSAQGPVPAELMWFVKMGMSKDPQERFASVDEMVSQLHAALEGRIHVHCQRTLLKRTFHQGLRAADRHPMALTLAGLVGVGLVVASAVHLGLSFLASMPH, via the coding sequence ATGAGTCAATCGCTGGCGGCCGGCCTGGAAAACACGCTCATCACTCCCTCCACGGGGGCGCAGCTGGCGCCCACGCTCGTGCCCGCCGGCGCGGCGACCCAGCGGCGCAACACCGTGCTCCCACGGGTGGAGTGGACGGGCCAGCAGCCCAGCGTGGTGCCCCTGCAGCGCGAGCGCTTCGAGGAAGTGCGCCCGCTGGGCCAGGGCGGCATGGGCGAGGTGGTGCTCATCCGCGACCACGACATCGAGCGGGAGGTGGCGCTCAAGCGGCTCCCCCCGGGCGCGGAGCTGGACCGGGTGCTGCGCTTCGTGGAGGAGATTCGCACCGTGGGCACGCTGGACCACCCGAACATCGTGCCGGTGCACGACGTGGGCGTGGATGACCAGGGCCGCTACTTCTTCATGATGAAGCACCTGAAGGGCGAGACGCTGGAGTCCATCATCGCCCGGCTGCGCCGCTCGGAGCTGGATGCGCTGGTGCGCTACCCGTTCCAGGTGCGGGTGCAGATCTTCCTGGGCGTGCTGCACGCGCTGTCGTACGCGCACGGCAAGGGCTTCATCCACCGCGACCTCAAGCCCGCGAACATCATGGTGGGCCCCTTCGGAGAGGTGACGGTGCTGGACTGGGGGCTCGCGCGCCGCGTGGGTTCACCGACCGCCCCGGTGCTCCCGGGCACCCCGACGGAGGCCATCGCCCCGGCCCGGCCGCTCCAGACGGAGCTGGGCTCCGTGGTGGGCACGCCGCTCTACATGTCCCCGGAGCAGGCGCGCGGCGAGCACGACGCGATGGACGCGCGCAGCGACATCTACAGCCTGTCGGTGCTCTTCCACGAGCTGCTGTCCCTGACGCACTACCTGGACGGCCTCCAGTCCGTGCCGGACATCATGAAGGCGGTGCAGACGCGCACGCTGGACATGGCCTCCATGCACGTGAACAGCGCGCAGGGCCCGGTGCCCGCGGAGCTGATGTGGTTCGTGAAGATGGGCATGAGCAAGGACCCCCAGGAGCGCTTCGCCTCCGTGGATGAGATGGTGTCGCAGCTGCACGCCGCGCTGGAGGGCCGCATCCACGTGCACTGCCAGCGCACGCTCCTGAAGCGGACCTTCCATCAGGGCCTGCGCGCCGCGGACCGCCACCCCATGGCCCTGACGTTGGCGGGGCTGGTGGGCGTGGGGCTGGTGGTCGCGTCGGCGGTGCACCTGGGCCTGTCGTTCCTCGCTTCGATGCCGCACTGA
- the queC gene encoding 7-cyano-7-deazaguanine synthase QueC codes for MAKRAVVLLSGGLDSTTCLAMAKADGFEPVCLCIAYGQRHAVELDRARKVAAAMGVRDVRVVSVDLRQVGGSALTDDIPVPKDRSEDAMSHDVPVTYVPARNALFLSLALGLAEVVDATDLYIGVNAVDYSGYPDCRPEFIRSFEAMAQLATKAGVEGARFQVHAPLSGLTKAQIIQAGVKLGVDYGMTHSCYDPDAQGRACGRCDSCVLRAKGFQEAGVPDPTPYTDGVR; via the coding sequence ATGGCGAAGCGTGCGGTGGTGCTCCTGTCCGGAGGTCTGGATTCAACGACGTGTCTGGCGATGGCGAAGGCGGACGGCTTCGAGCCGGTGTGCCTGTGCATCGCCTACGGACAGCGCCACGCGGTGGAGCTGGACCGCGCGCGCAAGGTGGCCGCGGCCATGGGCGTGCGCGACGTGCGCGTGGTGTCGGTGGACCTGAGGCAGGTGGGCGGCTCGGCCCTCACGGATGACATCCCGGTGCCCAAGGACCGCTCGGAGGACGCCATGTCCCACGACGTCCCGGTGACGTACGTGCCCGCGCGCAACGCGCTGTTCCTCTCCCTGGCGCTGGGGCTGGCGGAGGTGGTGGACGCCACGGACCTCTACATCGGCGTCAACGCGGTGGACTACAGCGGCTATCCCGACTGCCGTCCGGAGTTCATCCGCTCCTTCGAGGCGATGGCCCAGCTGGCCACCAAGGCCGGCGTGGAGGGCGCGCGCTTCCAGGTGCACGCGCCGCTCTCCGGGCTCACCAAGGCGCAGATCATCCAGGCCGGCGTGAAGCTGGGCGTGGACTACGGGATGACGCACTCCTGCTACGACCCGGACGCCCAGGGCCGCGCGTGTGGCCGCTGCGACAGCTGCGTGCTCCGCGCGAAGGGCTTCCAGGAGGCGGGCGTGCCGGACCCCACGCCGTACACGGACGGGGTGCGCTGA